A single Thermoanaerobacterium sp. RBIITD DNA region contains:
- a CDS encoding LacI family DNA-binding transcriptional regulator → MTKISTIIDIARLSGVSKSTVSRVLLGGSCKAATKQKILEAAKKLNYQPNRLARAMITKKTGIIGVVIYRKNKPFLSHPFYGEIIESIAKEAKMEGYSMIMMADDEINNMSLNHLIQYRVDGFILIGYITLELINIIKKTEVPYVLINNSTNVEDATNVINDDYNGAYDAAIHLIQKGYINIAYLSGPIEHMSYKRRLDGFQAALHENGLRINQHNLYISDSTAECGIDGAMKILQSKNMPDAIFASNDMMAIGALQVFNSAGLKIPNDIAVMGFDDIYMSQYTVPSLSTVHVDKIKIGSIAMKKLYTMMNDCNYIDECTVIPAKIVIRNST, encoded by the coding sequence GTGACTAAAATATCAACAATAATTGATATTGCAAGATTATCAGGTGTTTCTAAATCTACTGTATCTAGAGTACTATTGGGTGGGAGTTGCAAAGCTGCTACAAAACAAAAAATTTTAGAAGCAGCCAAAAAGTTAAATTACCAGCCAAATAGGTTAGCAAGAGCTATGATAACAAAAAAGACAGGTATAATAGGCGTTGTTATTTACAGAAAAAATAAACCTTTTTTATCGCATCCTTTTTATGGTGAAATAATTGAGTCAATTGCTAAAGAAGCTAAAATGGAAGGCTATAGTATGATAATGATGGCTGATGATGAAATAAACAATATGTCCTTAAATCATTTGATTCAATATAGGGTTGACGGATTCATTCTGATAGGTTATATAACTCTGGAACTGATAAATATTATAAAAAAAACAGAAGTACCGTATGTGCTAATAAATAACTCAACCAACGTAGAGGATGCAACAAACGTAATAAATGATGATTATAATGGTGCATATGATGCTGCAATACATTTGATACAAAAAGGATATATAAATATAGCTTATTTATCAGGCCCTATTGAACACATGAGTTACAAGAGGCGATTGGATGGTTTTCAGGCAGCATTACATGAAAATGGATTAAGAATTAACCAGCATAATTTATACATTAGTGATTCTACAGCTGAATGTGGGATTGATGGAGCTATGAAAATACTCCAATCGAAAAATATGCCAGATGCTATTTTTGCCAGCAATGATATGATGGCAATCGGTGCTTTACAAGTATTTAATTCCGCAGGATTAAAAATTCCAAATGATATCGCTGTTATGGGTTTTGACGACATTTATATGTCCCAATATACAGTACCATCATTATCAACGGTTCATGTAGATAAAATAAAAATTGGTTCTATAGCAATGAAAAAGCTTTATACAATGATGAATGATTGTAATTATATTGATGAATGCACTGTTATACCTGCTAAAATAGTTATTAGAAATTCCACATAA
- a CDS encoding transposase, producing the protein MAFKPNEYQQITIDDRFLNLDERTKTFVLNSWAKGFAEIIFPAINEKRFSVLYSDNPASRPNSPVNAIIGALILKEMFNLTDDELLASILCDVRFQYALHTTSFKSQPFSDRTFSRFRERLYLYNLETGRDLLHEEMEAMANVFVKYFNINPSVKRMDSIMVSSSCKKMSRLEILYTCVANMVKAVYKTGEYQHLKNMEHYLDEDDRNKTIYHRKNEEITKRLQEIIEDAYTLIKELGEAYAELPEYQLLQRVLKEQTEITEEGKIVPVEKEKISPDSLQNPSDPDATYRKKAGKDHKGYVANIVETIDEKGSIITSYDYDVNTHSDSSFCKETIEKLGKQEKEITIIADGAYSSIENIELADKNNIELITTALIGKLPDEIQSEFELDETTHEIIKCPRGEKPYKTRYYEKTGLYRASFNKKTCEHCPLREKCGAKLQKKSAYVLITAKTIQRASYLKKMSTEEYSVLQKIRNGVEGIPSILRRKYYVDVIPVRGLVRSKIWFSFKIGAINAKKILKMAAEMAATLYKNIKIKFILTKSGKNQAKLSLAA; encoded by the coding sequence ATGGCATTCAAACCAAACGAATATCAACAAATCACAATTGATGATAGATTCTTAAACTTGGATGAAAGAACAAAAACGTTTGTTTTAAATTCATGGGCAAAAGGCTTTGCTGAAATCATATTTCCAGCAATCAATGAGAAACGCTTTTCCGTATTGTACAGTGACAATCCCGCTTCTCGTCCAAACAGTCCTGTAAACGCAATAATTGGAGCCCTAATACTAAAAGAAATGTTTAATCTCACAGATGACGAACTATTAGCAAGCATCCTATGTGATGTCCGTTTCCAATACGCCCTTCACACTACAAGCTTCAAAAGTCAACCTTTCAGTGATAGGACTTTTAGCCGTTTTCGTGAAAGGCTATATCTTTACAATCTAGAAACAGGAAGAGACCTTCTTCATGAAGAAATGGAAGCCATGGCAAACGTATTTGTAAAATACTTTAATATAAATCCATCAGTAAAAAGAATGGACAGCATTATGGTATCATCCAGTTGCAAAAAAATGTCCAGATTAGAAATACTATACACATGCGTAGCAAATATGGTCAAGGCAGTATACAAAACAGGAGAATATCAACACCTCAAAAACATGGAACACTACCTAGATGAAGACGACAGAAACAAAACAATCTATCATAGAAAAAACGAAGAAATAACAAAAAGACTTCAAGAAATAATTGAAGATGCCTATACACTAATAAAAGAATTAGGAGAAGCATACGCTGAATTACCAGAATATCAGCTATTACAGCGTGTACTAAAAGAACAAACAGAAATAACAGAAGAAGGCAAGATAGTACCAGTAGAAAAAGAAAAAATAAGCCCTGATAGTCTTCAAAACCCAAGCGACCCAGATGCAACATATCGCAAAAAAGCAGGAAAAGACCATAAAGGCTATGTAGCTAACATAGTAGAAACAATAGACGAAAAAGGCTCCATAATAACCAGCTATGACTATGATGTAAACACACACAGCGATAGCAGCTTTTGCAAAGAAACAATAGAAAAGCTAGGGAAACAAGAAAAAGAAATAACAATAATAGCAGATGGAGCTTACAGCAGCATTGAAAACATAGAACTTGCAGATAAAAACAATATCGAACTAATAACAACAGCTCTTATAGGGAAATTGCCAGATGAAATACAAAGCGAATTTGAATTAGATGAAACGACCCATGAAATAATCAAATGCCCAAGAGGAGAAAAACCATACAAAACAAGATACTATGAAAAAACAGGATTATATAGAGCATCCTTCAATAAAAAAACATGTGAACATTGTCCACTAAGAGAAAAATGTGGAGCGAAGCTACAAAAGAAATCGGCATATGTACTGATAACAGCAAAAACAATACAAAGAGCAAGCTATTTGAAAAAGATGTCAACAGAAGAATACAGTGTACTTCAAAAGATAAGAAATGGAGTGGAGGGTATTCCATCAATACTAAGGCGCAAATATTATGTAGATGTGATACCTGTAAGGGGATTAGTGCGCTCAAAAATCTGGTTTTCATTCAAAATAGGAGCCATAAATGCAAAAAAAATACTGAAAATGGCAGCGGAGATGGCTGCAACTTTGTATAAAAATATCAAAATCAAATTTATTCTTACAAAATCAGGTAAAAATCAAGCAAAGTTATCATTAGCAGCTTAA
- a CDS encoding glycerophosphodiester phosphodiesterase, with protein sequence MLKIVKEFNNIKINLDIKEIEGIIYLKELLYKTGMNNRVFLTGISYDLVGQVLEKHIDIPYFLNIDLNLFNRTNKDYIIEQIKMINNLDVLGINIDYHLVTPKLVEYIHNVNKKLSVWTVDNINDIFRMIEYGVDNITTNKVDLVAKILKEENLYLDSNSTQE encoded by the coding sequence GTGCTTAAAATTGTAAAAGAGTTTAATAATATAAAAATTAACCTTGATATAAAAGAAATTGAAGGCATTATATATTTGAAAGAGCTTTTATATAAGACTGGAATGAATAATAGAGTGTTTTTAACCGGGATTTCATATGATTTAGTTGGACAAGTCCTTGAAAAACACATTGATATTCCATACTTTTTAAATATTGATCTTAACTTATTTAATAGAACTAACAAGGATTACATTATTGAACAAATAAAAATGATAAACAATTTGGATGTACTTGGTATTAATATTGACTATCATCTTGTTACTCCTAAGCTGGTTGAATACATACATAATGTAAATAAAAAACTGTCTGTGTGGACCGTTGATAACATTAATGATATCTTTAGAATGATAGAATATGGTGTTGATAATATTACTACAAATAAGGTTGATTTGGTTGCTAAGATTTTAAAAGAAGAGAATCTATATTTGGATTCTAATAGCACTCAGGAGTGA
- a CDS encoding ABC transporter permease subunit — protein sequence MRLFSIKGFYYALGKKRFLEFIAFTIFLLFFFGPLMNVIMLAFSDEYQYPNFFPSALSLKWWQFVLSQDNLVSSMILSFVVAITTTLISIIICVPAAYSFARFKFPFRRLFLFSFLVTNAFPKIGLYVTIGILFYKLNLMGTFLGVIIIHLINTMMYMTWIPAGSFKNVHRQQEEAARDIGASPFQTFMHVTLPIAMPGILVASIFTFLESLEEAQGTLLVGVPNYKTIPVVMYSVIFDYPATAGAVFSLILVIPTIILLFILIKYFGTNILAEGFKIK from the coding sequence TTGAGATTATTTAGTATAAAAGGATTTTATTACGCACTAGGAAAGAAGAGATTTTTAGAATTTATTGCATTTACAATTTTTCTTTTGTTTTTCTTTGGACCATTGATGAATGTAATTATGTTAGCTTTTTCAGATGAATATCAATATCCAAATTTCTTTCCATCTGCATTATCGTTGAAGTGGTGGCAGTTTGTTTTATCACAAGATAATCTTGTAAGTTCAATGATTTTGTCATTTGTAGTAGCTATTACGACAACATTAATATCAATAATAATATGTGTTCCCGCAGCCTATTCATTTGCAAGATTCAAATTCCCTTTTAGAAGACTGTTTCTTTTCTCGTTTCTAGTAACAAATGCTTTTCCTAAAATAGGTCTATATGTTACAATAGGCATACTATTTTATAAACTCAACCTTATGGGTACCTTTTTAGGGGTTATAATAATTCATTTAATAAATACAATGATGTATATGACATGGATACCTGCGGGTTCATTCAAAAATGTTCATAGACAACAAGAGGAAGCAGCAAGAGATATTGGTGCTTCACCATTTCAAACGTTTATGCATGTTACTCTTCCAATAGCAATGCCTGGTATATTAGTTGCTTCGATTTTTACATTTCTAGAATCATTGGAAGAAGCACAAGGAACTTTATTAGTCGGCGTACCTAATTATAAGACAATTCCAGTAGTCATGTATTCGGTAATATTTGATTATCCAGCGACAGCTGGAGCGGTATTTTCACTTATCCTTGTTATACCGACAATAATTCTTCTATTTATTCTTATCAAGTATTTTGGTACAAACATACTGGCAGAAGGGTTTAAAATAAAATAA
- a CDS encoding ABC transporter ATP-binding protein — translation MTEIKGNGPKLILKDITKKYENGDGVEHINLEIYEGELVTILGPSGCGKTTILRIIGGFLENDSGTVILDNIDIGKYPPEKRPTAMVFQNYNLWPHMTVFENLAFGLRLRKHTKQRIKEEVSNALRLVKMEGMEKKYPSQLSGGQQQRVAIARALLIKPSLLLLDEPFSALDAKIRAQMREELKRIQNELNITVVFVTHDQEEAMAISDRIVVMNKGVIEQIGTPAEVYDKPVNKFVAEFIGSMNFISGNDSNDIIAVRPENVSVNKYGEGEIDGKISTIMVLGHFVEMNVETQKGIIKTFLPRENTETYKIGDYVSLSIGRHCIYKNK, via the coding sequence ATGACAGAAATAAAAGGAAACGGTCCTAAACTTATACTAAAGGATATAACTAAAAAATACGAAAATGGTGATGGGGTAGAACATATAAATTTGGAAATTTACGAAGGTGAACTAGTTACTATCCTTGGTCCTTCTGGATGTGGTAAGACAACAATTTTAAGGATTATTGGTGGTTTTCTTGAGAATGACTCAGGAACTGTTATACTTGACAATATTGATATTGGGAAATATCCACCAGAAAAAAGACCTACTGCTATGGTGTTTCAGAATTATAATCTTTGGCCTCACATGACGGTTTTTGAAAATCTTGCATTTGGACTTCGTTTAAGAAAGCATACAAAACAGAGGATTAAAGAAGAGGTATCTAATGCATTGAGGCTTGTTAAAATGGAAGGCATGGAAAAGAAATATCCATCGCAATTATCTGGAGGTCAACAACAAAGGGTAGCAATTGCTAGAGCATTGCTAATTAAACCATCACTTCTTCTTTTAGATGAACCATTTTCAGCCCTTGATGCAAAAATAAGAGCACAGATGAGAGAAGAACTTAAAAGAATTCAGAATGAATTAAATATAACAGTTGTCTTTGTGACACATGATCAGGAAGAAGCTATGGCTATATCAGATAGGATTGTTGTTATGAATAAAGGCGTAATAGAGCAAATTGGCACGCCTGCGGAAGTTTATGACAAACCCGTAAATAAATTTGTAGCTGAGTTTATTGGTAGCATGAACTTTATTTCGGGCAATGATTCCAATGACATTATTGCAGTACGACCAGAAAACGTCAGCGTTAACAAGTATGGTGAAGGAGAAATTGATGGTAAAATTAGTACAATAATGGTGCTAGGACATTTTGTTGAAATGAATGTAGAAACTCAAAAGGGTATTATTAAGACCTTTTTACCAAGGGAAAATACAGAAACATATAAAATTGGCGATTATGTGAGTCTATCTATAGGAAGGCATTGTATTTATAAAAATAAATAA
- a CDS encoding extracellular solute-binding protein, giving the protein MINRKILLILISIFTALSILVSGCGSKNTATNNNSSRNTKSTINLYTGGSDNVRATWEAVLKAFKDKNPDIDVKLQYLASGTGGVGGVDKLISAIKAGQKETDIDILETSDNDLIRIFNETRKDALTTLSTDKIPNMKNIVQKSTISGDKAMAFRGTTVLLAYNSDKVQNPPKTADELYDWIKKHPGRFAYNDPTTGGAGDSFLITAIYNKLPEEALTSDDKKWEDQWKPGFDLLKELHPFMYKASGKVQYPKKNQGTLDLLANGEVDMIPAWADMTLDQKSRGLLPKSIKLAQIDPPFTGGIQTLVIPSMSKNKEAAYKLLNFVASPEGQKIFVEKMKAIPVIKTSLLSKDTLDMLSGLDIKKLRTYTIGALDGEAQKKWQSEIATLN; this is encoded by the coding sequence ATGATTAACAGAAAGATATTGTTAATTCTAATATCAATTTTTACAGCATTATCTATTTTAGTAAGCGGTTGTGGTTCAAAAAATACTGCGACGAATAATAATTCAAGTAGAAATACTAAGTCGACCATAAATCTTTATACAGGTGGTTCTGATAATGTACGTGCTACTTGGGAAGCAGTTTTAAAAGCATTTAAAGATAAAAATCCTGATATAGATGTAAAGTTGCAATATTTAGCATCAGGCACAGGCGGCGTAGGAGGTGTTGACAAGCTGATATCTGCAATAAAAGCAGGACAAAAAGAAACAGATATTGATATATTAGAAACAAGTGATAATGATTTAATAAGGATATTCAATGAAACTAGAAAAGACGCATTAACTACTCTTTCAACTGATAAGATTCCAAATATGAAGAATATTGTACAAAAGTCGACTATTAGCGGAGACAAGGCTATGGCTTTTCGTGGTACTACGGTATTACTAGCATATAATTCAGATAAAGTACAAAACCCCCCAAAAACTGCCGATGAATTGTATGATTGGATAAAAAAACATCCGGGAAGATTTGCATACAATGATCCTACAACAGGCGGTGCAGGTGATTCATTTTTAATAACTGCCATATATAATAAACTTCCTGAAGAAGCATTGACTTCAGATGATAAAAAGTGGGAAGACCAATGGAAACCGGGATTTGATCTTCTAAAAGAATTACATCCATTTATGTATAAAGCATCCGGAAAAGTACAGTATCCGAAGAAGAATCAGGGGACACTTGATTTGCTTGCCAATGGGGAAGTAGATATGATTCCAGCATGGGCAGATATGACTCTTGATCAAAAATCACGCGGATTGCTACCTAAATCAATAAAATTAGCACAAATTGACCCTCCTTTTACAGGTGGAATTCAAACACTTGTTATTCCAAGCATGTCTAAAAATAAAGAAGCTGCATACAAATTACTCAATTTTGTAGCATCACCTGAAGGGCAAAAGATTTTCGTAGAAAAGATGAAAGCCATTCCAGTAATAAAAACGTCATTACTCTCTAAAGATACACTTGATATGCTTTCTGGTCTTGATATTAAAAAATTGAGGACATATACCATAGGTGCGCTCGATGGTGAAGCACAGAAGAAATGGCAAAGCGAGATTGCTACACTTAATTAA
- a CDS encoding ABC transporter permease subunit yields MKKNIVNKFIGIGLVLPSIFIIIVVITIPIIQSVLLSFQSKDGKYSLENYVHLFSDRSSVNNIIYTLNIVIITVIFTIIFAYLMAMYLRFCKSWFSNAIGKLYLIPKFIPGIVAVYAMMGVINDAGAINRLLLIFGIHFKPSLMYTPQGIILMNLWFNIPFATIIISAALSSIPNSIIESARDVGASKVEIFRRIILPLTAKSALVAITFVFMSNVGSFTTPFLMGSNSPIMLGVSLYQEFGAFYNLQKAAAISVFMFIICSIVGAFYIYSIMKEDKWNIQE; encoded by the coding sequence TTGAAAAAGAATATTGTTAATAAATTTATTGGAATAGGACTCGTTTTACCATCAATTTTTATCATAATCGTTGTAATTACAATACCCATTATTCAATCAGTATTGCTAAGTTTTCAGTCAAAAGATGGAAAATATTCTTTAGAAAATTATGTTCATTTATTCTCTGATAGAAGTTCAGTAAATAATATAATATATACTTTGAATATTGTCATAATTACAGTTATTTTTACAATAATCTTCGCATATCTGATGGCTATGTATTTAAGATTTTGTAAAAGTTGGTTTTCAAATGCAATAGGTAAACTTTACTTAATTCCAAAGTTTATTCCCGGAATTGTCGCAGTATATGCTATGATGGGAGTTATTAATGATGCGGGTGCTATTAACAGGCTTTTACTTATATTCGGTATTCATTTTAAACCAAGTTTAATGTATACTCCACAAGGAATTATACTAATGAATTTATGGTTTAATATTCCATTTGCTACAATAATAATCAGTGCAGCACTATCTAGCATTCCAAATTCTATAATTGAAAGTGCCAGAGATGTTGGCGCAAGTAAAGTAGAAATATTTAGAAGAATAATATTACCTTTAACCGCGAAATCTGCTTTAGTCGCAATCACATTTGTATTTATGAGCAATGTAGGATCATTTACAACACCATTTTTGATGGGATCAAATTCACCTATTATGCTAGGTGTATCACTATATCAGGAATTTGGTGCATTTTATAATTTACAAAAAGCAGCAGCGATATCTGTCTTCATGTTTATTATTTGCTCGATAGTTGGTGCTTTTTATATATATTCAATAATGAAAGAAGATAAATGGAATATCCAAGAGTAA
- a CDS encoding CehA/McbA family metallohydrolase, which translates to MNLNEWVPFELHTHTIHSDGKLSLIELAEYIKRLGLNGFALTDHNTNSGFKEIKETESKSGISIIRGIELTTFFGHMLVLGINHYVDWRDLTASNLISRIKEIHSEDGIVGIAHPFRPGFPMCTGCYWKYVIDNWSEIDYLEVWSRTFPSNKRDNLRAFRLWTDLLNQGYKITAVSGLDLHYYESKNDPIASTYIKNSGNELRNGEKIIESLRNGSVIVSMGPLLTFNIFSINQNMEWCIGDIVYLLNDSERLGIKINIDLSVKTNHWEIEYDSLKVKLNSNLGYLNENKIKNRSGELIYELDIPRKLLWMRAELFGIMYGTHVMIAFTNPIYFKFKI; encoded by the coding sequence ATGAATTTGAATGAATGGGTTCCTTTTGAATTACATACACATACAATTCATAGCGATGGTAAACTAAGTCTTATAGAGCTTGCTGAGTATATAAAAAGATTAGGGTTAAATGGATTTGCACTAACTGATCATAACACTAATTCTGGGTTTAAAGAAATTAAAGAAACTGAATCTAAAAGTGGTATTTCAATAATTCGTGGTATAGAATTAACGACATTTTTTGGTCATATGCTTGTACTTGGAATTAATCATTATGTTGACTGGAGAGATTTAACCGCATCAAATCTTATAAGTAGAATAAAGGAAATACATAGTGAAGATGGTATCGTAGGAATTGCACATCCATTCCGTCCTGGTTTTCCAATGTGTACGGGGTGCTATTGGAAATATGTAATTGATAATTGGTCCGAGATTGATTATTTAGAGGTCTGGTCGAGGACTTTCCCTTCTAATAAAAGAGATAATTTGAGGGCTTTTAGATTATGGACAGATTTACTTAACCAAGGATATAAAATTACTGCTGTATCTGGTTTAGATTTACATTATTATGAATCAAAAAATGATCCGATTGCGTCAACATATATTAAGAATTCGGGAAACGAACTAAGAAATGGAGAAAAAATAATAGAATCTTTACGGAATGGTTCTGTAATTGTGTCAATGGGACCTTTACTGACATTTAATATTTTTTCGATTAATCAAAATATGGAATGGTGTATTGGTGATATAGTATATTTATTAAATGATAGCGAGAGACTTGGGATTAAAATCAATATTGATCTGTCTGTTAAGACAAATCACTGGGAAATTGAATATGATTCATTAAAAGTTAAATTAAATAGTAATTTAGGTTATTTAAATGAAAATAAAATTAAAAATAGAAGTGGAGAACTTATTTATGAATTAGATATACCTAGAAAGTTATTATGGATGCGAGCAGAATTATTTGGTATTATGTATGGAACGCATGTTATGATTGCATTTACTAATCCAATATATTTTAAATTTAAAATTTAA
- a CDS encoding transposase, with amino-acid sequence MYVAIGIDEKGYREIIGFYVRGKESAITRLI; translated from the coding sequence ATATACGTTGCCATTGGGATTGATGAAAAAGGCTATCGTGAGATTATAGGTTTTTATGTTAGAGGTAAAGAAAGTGCAATTACAAGATTAATATAA
- a CDS encoding acyltransferase family protein — protein sequence MPKPLNSNSRYMAGLDGLRAIAVLAVIGYHLNLSFMQGGFLGVSIFFVLSGYLITNLLTVEWEKSNKIDLKNFWIRRARRLFPALFIMIVLVVSWVTLFDSERLSSIKGDALTSILYINNWWLIFHKVSYFAKFGPPSTFGNLWSLAVEGQFYVVWPFLFIIGFRYIKKKTTILWTTIFLAIASAIEMALIYQPGLDPSRVYYGTDTRAFGLLIGSTLALIWPSGKLSNNISKHAILAIDVIGSISLLSIFIMFVVINQYDTFLYRGGMFILSIAAAITIAAVAHPASRLGKVLGCLPLRWLGARSYGVYLWYFPILILTSPLVNTNGINVVHAIIQVVFIILIAAISWKYIEDPIRHGALKNIWHQLMSLKQNKKRWTLLPIKTWVIMLTAVFTIGVFIIGMTGIAPTAATTSALGKGKTIHINQSNTSSVASKNIDENTAHTVPSLPDNKRDVKVNPYNGGKTDSQNNNGGNNESINVIEGKQEVKAQDGKGITVIGDSILIDTEPYLKELLPGIVIDGKVGRQLYQAVDVVKNLKAKGELGNTLIIELGTNGPFTEDQLLSLLKSAEPVKQIILVNVRVPRPWESIVNATLSKVASKYPHTAIVDWYSASAGHDSFFSKDAVHLQPSGARYFASLIVKTINENK from the coding sequence ATGCCAAAGCCACTAAATAGCAACAGTAGATATATGGCAGGGCTTGATGGGCTTCGTGCAATAGCGGTACTTGCTGTTATTGGATATCATTTGAATCTAAGCTTTATGCAAGGTGGATTTCTTGGAGTCAGTATATTTTTCGTGTTATCAGGTTATTTAATTACAAATTTATTGACAGTTGAATGGGAAAAAAGTAATAAGATAGATTTGAAGAATTTCTGGATAAGAAGAGCTCGTCGTTTATTTCCAGCTCTTTTTATAATGATAGTATTAGTTGTTAGCTGGGTGACACTGTTTGACAGTGAAAGACTTTCCTCAATAAAAGGCGATGCATTAACAAGCATTTTATATATCAACAATTGGTGGCTTATTTTCCACAAGGTATCGTACTTCGCAAAGTTTGGCCCGCCTTCTACATTCGGCAATTTGTGGTCGCTGGCTGTTGAAGGGCAATTTTACGTAGTTTGGCCATTTTTATTTATAATCGGATTTAGATATATTAAGAAAAAAACAACTATTTTGTGGACAACAATATTTCTCGCTATAGCATCTGCTATTGAAATGGCTTTGATATACCAACCTGGATTAGACCCAAGCCGCGTTTATTACGGTACAGATACCCGTGCATTTGGATTATTAATAGGTTCTACACTTGCATTAATTTGGCCAAGCGGGAAGCTTTCAAACAATATATCAAAGCATGCTATACTTGCTATTGATGTGATTGGATCTATTTCACTATTATCCATTTTTATAATGTTTGTTGTTATAAACCAATATGATACATTCTTATATAGGGGTGGTATGTTTATATTATCAATAGCTGCAGCAATAACTATTGCAGCAGTTGCACATCCGGCAAGCCGACTTGGTAAAGTATTAGGTTGTTTGCCACTGAGATGGCTTGGTGCAAGGTCATATGGTGTTTATCTTTGGTACTTCCCCATACTGATTTTGACAAGCCCATTGGTAAATACCAATGGAATAAATGTTGTCCATGCTATAATTCAGGTAGTATTTATTATACTAATAGCTGCCATATCATGGAAATATATAGAAGATCCTATAAGACACGGTGCACTTAAAAATATATGGCACCAGCTTATGTCACTTAAACAAAATAAGAAAAGGTGGACTTTATTACCAATAAAAACATGGGTAATAATGTTAACAGCGGTATTTACTATTGGAGTATTTATAATAGGAATGACCGGAATAGCACCTACCGCTGCAACTACATCAGCTTTAGGTAAAGGAAAAACCATACATATTAATCAGAGCAATACTTCCAGTGTTGCAAGCAAAAATATTGATGAAAATACAGCACATACTGTGCCAAGTCTACCTGATAATAAAAGAGATGTTAAAGTTAATCCATATAATGGTGGGAAAACAGATTCACAGAACAATAATGGAGGAAATAATGAGTCTATAAATGTAATTGAAGGTAAGCAAGAAGTTAAAGCACAAGATGGCAAAGGCATAACAGTTATTGGCGATTCTATTTTGATTGATACCGAACCATATTTAAAAGAATTACTGCCAGGTATTGTTATTGATGGCAAAGTTGGACGGCAACTGTACCAAGCAGTGGATGTCGTAAAGAACTTGAAAGCAAAGGGAGAATTAGGCAATACATTGATAATCGAACTTGGTACAAATGGCCCATTTACAGAAGATCAGCTGCTATCTTTGCTTAAATCGGCGGAACCAGTTAAACAGATAATATTAGTGAATGTACGTGTTCCTCGACCATGGGAAAGCATAGTAAATGCTACATTATCAAAAGTAGCTTCAAAATATCCACATACAGCAATAGTTGATTGGTATAGTGCTAGTGCAGGACATGATTCATTTTTCTCAAAGGATGCTGTCCATCTACAGCCATCTGGAGCAAGATATTTTGCTTCACTTATAGTAAAGACCATAAATGAAAATAAATAG